The Microbacterium limosum genome contains a region encoding:
- a CDS encoding helix-turn-helix transcriptional regulator — protein MTTPSKSPPIPHDDDAAGGAVPALAPPSPRPRTALALYYGTDPHRLRASLARSVPTDALGRSTRHVLLALTGVPDPGDTDGILPRDEKIACAVRERARGRPGKALEILREHVAVQRASATVDDSDGWHPFLALLRGSTAMFAGDLVDAQAHLTRARMWHVAPELRIIHRHAHALSALLHAVVGNRAVALGELKTLDQVPVTGSWVEAEIAAAKSLCLSALEAGDIDRRTSPSMPLSDLRELWPFAALVYTQPHLEQGHFVDVEATLESIERAGWPGVDTSDGLPGSVVPLLRAGIARARGDLLGAARALGRADPRCGETRSARTLLLLDTGELGRARDSAEELLRRATGMRRIRLTALGILAACALRTKDSDAADHHLGALCSQSMPLSPSEFGLLPADVAAALDDRASSPTVESPGESNPGAVTPGERALLTLLETGATRAEIAAALFVSVNTVKTRLRLLYRKLGASSAAEALAHAHRRGDL, from the coding sequence ATGACCACGCCGTCGAAGTCGCCCCCCATCCCCCACGATGACGACGCCGCGGGAGGAGCCGTTCCCGCGCTCGCACCGCCCTCTCCCCGGCCCCGGACGGCCCTCGCCCTCTACTACGGCACCGACCCCCACCGGCTGAGGGCCTCGCTCGCACGCAGCGTCCCCACCGACGCTCTGGGCCGGTCGACACGCCATGTCCTCCTGGCCCTCACCGGGGTCCCCGATCCCGGTGACACCGACGGCATCCTCCCGAGGGACGAGAAGATCGCCTGCGCCGTACGCGAGCGCGCCCGCGGCAGGCCCGGGAAAGCGCTGGAGATCCTCCGCGAACACGTCGCGGTGCAGCGCGCCTCCGCCACCGTCGACGACTCGGACGGGTGGCATCCCTTCCTCGCCCTGCTCCGCGGCAGCACGGCTATGTTCGCCGGCGACCTCGTCGATGCACAGGCCCATCTCACTCGCGCACGCATGTGGCACGTCGCGCCGGAGCTGCGCATCATCCACCGGCACGCCCACGCCCTCTCCGCCCTGCTGCACGCCGTGGTCGGCAACCGCGCGGTGGCGCTCGGCGAACTGAAGACGCTCGATCAGGTCCCCGTCACCGGGTCCTGGGTCGAGGCGGAGATCGCCGCGGCGAAGTCCCTGTGCCTCTCCGCGCTCGAGGCCGGCGACATCGACCGCCGCACCTCCCCGTCGATGCCCCTGTCGGATCTCCGGGAGCTCTGGCCCTTCGCCGCCCTCGTCTACACGCAGCCGCATCTGGAGCAGGGACACTTCGTGGATGTCGAGGCGACGCTCGAGAGCATCGAACGGGCCGGCTGGCCCGGAGTGGACACCAGCGACGGGCTCCCGGGGTCGGTGGTGCCGCTCCTGAGAGCCGGCATCGCCCGCGCGCGAGGAGACCTGCTCGGCGCCGCGCGGGCTCTCGGCCGCGCGGATCCGCGCTGCGGGGAAACCCGGTCGGCGCGGACCCTGCTGCTCCTCGACACCGGCGAGCTCGGCCGCGCACGAGACTCCGCCGAGGAACTCCTCCGACGCGCGACCGGGATGCGGCGTATACGCCTCACCGCCCTCGGCATCCTCGCGGCGTGCGCGCTCCGCACGAAGGACTCGGACGCGGCAGACCACCATCTCGGGGCGCTCTGTTCGCAGTCCATGCCCCTCAGCCCCAGCGAGTTCGGCCTCCTGCCCGCCGACGTCGCGGCGGCGCTGGATGACCGGGCGTCGTCGCCCACAGTCGAGTCGCCGGGCGAATCGAACCCGGGCGCCGTCACTCCCGGAGAGCGTGCGCTTCTCACGCTGCTCGAGACCGGGGCCACCCGCGCCGAGATCGCTGCGGCTCTCTTCGTCTCGGTGAACACCGTCAAGACCAGGCTCCGTCTGCTCTACCGCAAGCTCGGCGCGTCGTCCGCGGCCGAGGCCCTTGCCCATGCACACCGCCGCGGCGACCTCTGA
- a CDS encoding DAK2 domain-containing protein has translation MGGALPGMVFHGISRGCRGDDDLTLSQLAAAVRTASATVARRTGATLGQNRLLDAHLPADWALASAVCAGADGATALDQADRLAGATAPII, from the coding sequence ATGGGCGGCGCGCTTCCGGGAATGGTCTTCCACGGGATCTCGCGGGGCTGCCGCGGAGACGACGACCTCACTCTCTCCCAGCTGGCGGCCGCGGTGCGGACGGCGAGTGCGACGGTCGCCCGGCGCACGGGCGCTACGCTCGGCCAGAATAGGCTCCTGGACGCGCACCTCCCGGCCGACTGGGCGCTCGCGTCGGCCGTCTGCGCGGGCGCCGACGGCGCCACCGCGCTCGATCAGGCGGACCGTCTCGCGGGCGCGACGGCTCCTATCATCTGA
- a CDS encoding flavin reductase family protein — protein MSFVSDLVEHPAQTVPPSRSLTAVSDEPAHVRGAFGRFPSGVAAICAVVDGSPVGMVASSFSVGVSYSPAMVMFSVQNASTTWPVLEGAGRLGVSILGGDHADACLQLASRSRDRFAGLSTTATDAGALFVDGSTMWLDCEVLSTTPAGDHRIVVMQVHGLSVDHDAHPLVYQQQRFHRLSGLG, from the coding sequence ATGAGCTTCGTTTCCGATCTCGTCGAGCACCCCGCACAGACCGTGCCGCCGTCTCGATCCCTGACAGCCGTAAGCGACGAGCCCGCGCATGTGCGGGGGGCGTTCGGACGCTTCCCCTCCGGCGTCGCGGCGATCTGCGCCGTGGTCGACGGGTCCCCAGTCGGCATGGTCGCGTCGTCGTTCTCGGTGGGCGTGTCCTACAGCCCCGCGATGGTCATGTTCTCGGTGCAGAACGCCTCCACCACCTGGCCCGTGCTCGAGGGCGCGGGCCGGCTGGGGGTGTCGATCCTCGGCGGGGATCACGCCGACGCCTGCCTCCAGCTCGCCTCCCGCAGCCGCGACCGGTTCGCCGGGCTGTCCACGACGGCGACGGATGCCGGGGCTCTCTTCGTCGACGGCTCCACGATGTGGCTCGACTGCGAGGTGCTCTCGACCACCCCGGCGGGCGACCACCGCATCGTCGTGATGCAGGTGCATGGCCTGAGCGTGGACCACGACGCCCATCCCCTCGTCTATCAGCAGCAGCGCTTCCACCGGCTGAGCGGCCTGGGGTGA
- a CDS encoding ankyrin repeat domain-containing protein, with product MSDGNPGAHLSAEVIDGTFALAREGRTGPLAEMIDAGVPVNTRNARGDTLLIVATYAEHSETVADLLRRGADVNAVNQAGQTAIACAVFRRDVDTLRALLGAGGDPDLSVPTAAQIADQFGMPEMKTVLDEAR from the coding sequence ATGAGCGACGGCAACCCCGGGGCGCACCTGAGCGCTGAGGTCATCGACGGCACGTTCGCACTTGCGCGCGAAGGACGTACCGGCCCGCTGGCCGAGATGATCGACGCCGGTGTGCCCGTGAACACGCGCAACGCGCGGGGGGACACGCTGCTCATCGTCGCCACGTACGCCGAGCACAGCGAGACGGTCGCCGATCTCCTTCGGCGCGGAGCGGATGTGAACGCGGTCAACCAGGCGGGTCAGACGGCGATCGCGTGCGCCGTGTTCCGCCGCGATGTCGATACGCTGCGCGCCCTCCTCGGAGCCGGAGGCGATCCGGATCTCAGCGTGCCGACGGCCGCGCAGATCGCCGACCAGTTCGGGATGCCTGAGATGAAGACGGTGCTCGACGAGGCGCGGTGA